The Primulina huaijiensis isolate GDHJ02 chromosome 10, ASM1229523v2, whole genome shotgun sequence region AATCAGACCAAGACTCTGtttctcaattaaaataatatactataaatatataataataataataataataatagctaAAAATGAAATATTGTTGGGGCCACTGGCCAAATTATGGTGAACCTAAAATCCTTTCTCCATCACCCTAAAATACACGATATGCTGTTGTattacatatatacacacaaacGTGAAAAAACAATATTTGGCGAATTTCATCGATCAGCATCCtcgtaaaaattcataaaaaaacatAACCTCATTTGTAAAATTAgttacatttaaaataactaacACCGGAGATTTCTTGGGATTCTTCGTCGGCCATCAACGAGCTGCTAAAATATGGAGATAAAAGATGAGAGttacatctatatatatatacaacaaaaCTAAGAATTTTCTGATGACTCCCTTGAGTATTGTGGTACGCCATGTACAGATTTTGTCCCCGACAGAGGTGGTAGTGCGACGCTGGACTCCATGGGTGGTGAGACATATGAGGGACTGCTCCTAGACTCGCAGGGGTACTGCGGACGTTGTACctgcaaaaatatataaaacatataaaagaGCAATTTGTGACCATTTTTCTTTCTCCAAACTTGTATTTTGATGGTGGAGTTCATCTCCTGCAACGCGTCCACAAAACAAAATTGACGGATTAGCTTTTCTCAATGTGAAGTTGGTGTCCTTGGTGAGGACAGATGCTGCAGGGCAGTGTGTGTCGTAAGGTGATTgagttaacatttttattattgaaaagTTGGTGTAGGACAAAAGCTGTAGGGTGTCAGgtgtttaattaaatatatttttaaaaagtaatgAACAAGTGTGTGCGTGTCGCAAATGGATTGGATTAGCTTTTAATATAAAGTTGTGTGACACTGAAGATGCTGGAACCAaagcatataaataaataataaaaataaatttgttttttcgaaaaaaaactAATGGACATGTGCTTGTAAGCACGGACACCCTTTCCGAGAGCGTGATATGCATTGGGGCCGTGAAACTAATAATGATAACCACACCGAACACCAACATAAAATATCTTAGTAGGTAAGAATACTTATAACCACttagaataaaatattatttaatcaagaaGCTAAATTTATGTGAATTTTATACAAATACCACCTCTATAGTAGCATTTATGTCTACTAGGTGGGCGTCCAGATGCTCCATTAGACTAATATCTCATGTGAAAAGAAATCGAGTGCAATCAAACTCGGTATTGCTGAGAGGATGGAAAGTAGAGTAAGAAACCATGCATTGTCGCAAACAAAAAGAGGTGTTGGATATGTCAGCAAGACAAACACATCGAAAAGCAAAATAGTAGTTACTCAGGTCCAACATGAACTTATGAATGTAGTCCAACTGAGTACCTATTTCTTCGATATTTTTCTTCAGCATCTCAaattttttcgtattttcttCAACAGTAACGACAAAATTAGGAACTTGGGAGTGAACTACGGTTTCTGGAGAACCACGGGTGTGCTCAGAACTTCCACCAACACTGGAGATTTCTTGGGATTCTTTGTCGGCCATTAGCAAGCTGGGAAAATGTAAAACTAAGTAAATAAAAGATGAGTGTTCGCTCAAATATAAATACATACATCTCTCTTTATATATACATCAAAACTAGGGTCTTTTGGATGACTCCTTTGAGCACGGTAGTGTGTCTTGTACAGATTTTGTCCCCGTTAGCAATGGTAGTGCGGCACAGGACTAGCAGGGGCAGTGAGACATCCTGAGGGACTGTGTCCTTAACTCACAGGGGTAGTGCCGACGTTGTACCTGAAGAAGtgtataaaacatataataaagaataaaaaacaacaattttgtgacCATTTTTGCGACTAGCTTTTATATCTACTAGGTTGGCGTCCAGCAGCTCCATGAGACTAATCCACTCATGTGCAAGAAAACCGAGTGCAGCCAAACTCCGTATTGCAGAGAGGATGGAAAGCAGCATGAGGAACCATGCATCGTCGCAAACCTAAAAAATGGTATTGGATATGACAGCAAGATAAACACCATGAAAAGCAAAATAGTAGTTACCCAAGTCCAACATGAACTTGTGAGTATTGTCCTGTCAAACACCGatttcttcaacatttttcttCAGCATCTCAAACTTTTTCCGAATTGTCTTCAACAGTAACGGCAACATCAGGAACTTGGGTGTGAACTACGGTTTCTGGAGAACCACATGTCTGCTCAGAACTTCCACCAACACTGGAGATTTCTTGGGATTCTTCGTCGGCCATTAGCAAGCTACGAAAATGTGAAACTAAGAGGATAAAATATGGGCGTTTGcacaaatataaatacatacatctatatatatgtacaaCAAAACTAGGATTTTGCGGATGACTCCTTTGAGCACGATAGTGTGTCTTGTATAGATTTTGTCCCCGGCAGCAATGGTAGTACATCATTGGACTCGCAGAGGTGGTGAGACATCCCGAGGGATTGTGTCCTTAACTCACAGGGGTAGTGCGGACGTTGTACCTGCAAAAGtgtataaaacatataatagagaacaaaaaataacaattttgtgaCCAGTTTTCTTTCTCACGAGCTCAAACTGCAACCGCTTTTATATGGATGGTGGGAGTTCACCTATTGTCTTCCTGCAACGCAAGTCCACAAAATCCAAATAGATGAGTTATCTTTTATTAATGTAAAGCTGGTGTCAAACAGAAGCTGCAAGGTGCGTGCGTGCGTGTCGCAAGGAGATTGGGTTAGCTTTTATTGATGTAAAGCTGGTGTAGGACAGAAGCTGCAGGGTGCCAGgtgtttaaataaatattttaaaaaaaattaatgaaaaagtgtGTGCGTGTCGCAGGGGGAAAAATGATGGAGAGGTGCATGGAAGCACGCACACCCTCTCCGGGAGCGTGATGTGCAAGGGGGCAGTGAAACTTATAATGATAACTACACCGACCATTTTCAAGATGTTGAGGCGAACCCAACAGGCTGCAAAGGGATCGTTCCaattttttcatccaaaaatattttattttatgcgcactgtttttttttaaaaaaaagatgtaTTTTATCACTCTTTTTTCATAAACTATTATACCAAAATCTCCTGATCGAGGAAAAAAGAGTCAAATTAATAAATGTTGAGTTTTCTTGGAATCCATCTCTCATATGTGgacaaagtttttttaaaaaaatctgaatCTATAAATTTTAAGCACAATCAAATAACTTTTGATTCAtgctttaaaattcaaatacatgaaaaacGATTACCACACAGATGGATTCAGACTTTTTTGCCACAACGATTCACTTAAATCACAAATAATGTCTAGTTTGAAGTAGTTGTTCTTCTTCCCTGACCGTTTGCATCTCATCTTTGTAAAAGAATTCTCTTGTTTAGGACCCGAATGTTCGAGACCCGTCGGGCAGAGAGATGAcatctcgaaaaatatttttttttatacacatGGAGTCTCTCCAAAAACATACTGAATTTGGATAATAAATGTCTGTTTTTCAACACAATGGCTAAAGGGATCAACAGTGTCACAATGATAAGATCAAAGCCATAAATAAAGGAGAGCGCGATAAAGAGAACACTTTCAGTAACAAGTTTCCATCGTAAGAAGAAGTCAAATggaaataaatcatttaacagTGATGAGATCAGAATGAATACTTTAATGTAGTCTTGGTATGAATAGAACAAAACTAAGTTGCAAGATAAGTAATCAATTGACATAATGTGGTAATGTTATGAATGCTTCTCAATCAATTCATAACTGAACAGTTCCATAAATTTCACTACGTCGAAGGGACCAGCATTAAAGTTCGGTAAAGAAAGCTCTGCAAAAGATACCATGGAGTATGAAGAGACAATATATTGATATCAGCCCCAAGGTTTATATAATTTATCTTCATTTTCAACTTTGTTAGTACATCCTTGTACATTATCAACCAACTGCTTTATCTTGTCGTTGCCACCAGCATGATCCCCGCCAAATGCAACAAGTTTCTGTCAGAATATACACATGCATAAAACTAAGTATCAACTGGTAGGAGAAATTCAGCCTAATTCAAGAAACTCTGATTTCACACAGCGACAAATTATGGTCATTAGATTCggtacaaagaaaaaaaaatccaaaatactGAGGTTCTTTCAACTGCCTTTCACCATACAAACATGTACCACCTTCAACAActcaaagaaaaattgaagttttattttaaaatgacatGTGGCCTGAGCTGATTTAGAAAGATTCTATAGACGTGCCGTGTTGGAGGATAAAGATAGCCCTTCATTAAACTTATAGTTTTCTTCTAGTCATTCACACCAGCATGGTAAGTAAGTTTTGCCCCTCATCTGATGTGGAGAGCCTCGTTTACCTTATTTACTTTGTTTCCGGTGGAGCCATGCCACAGAAAGATTCTATAAAATCAGCTCTGAAATGGCCGCAGAAATGCTGGTCAAAACGTATTTTTGAGCAGAAGCTAGGGGAGGCTTCGCCTCTGTTATAGGCATTTACAGATTATGTGGATAATCTGTGTGGGACACCATATAAGGTCGACTACGATGTTTGGTTGAAGAAACTGAATAGAGTTGTTGATAGCTCAGTTGAGAAGGGGAAAATGGTCGAAAGAGTAATGAGACTAAAGGATGTTGCCGACTCTTCAGGAACTTCTGGTGGTGGGAATTCTTTACAATATGaacttattattaatttttccttTGCTGTTATTTGGTGTTTAGGTTGATGTTgagatttgattgattaatttgttTTGAATATTAGCGTTTGTAGTTATTCAGTTTTATTGGATTTATAGAAAAGTTGGTCTATGATATTGAAGACAAGCGAACAATTGTCAAGAAAACATACAAAAGACGTATCAACCttgataaaaatatacaaaaagaaTGCTTATATTCACAGAGTATCTTCTTTACAAGATTCAATGCTGCACAAACCACAACATAACCAATTCTTGCTGCAAAGTCATTGCATGAAACTGAATCGTACCACTCAATTAAGCATTAGTTGTTCCAAAGATAGGTATCGTCTATCAGTTATGACCAAGAACCACCATAATCAACATCTGCTAGCGATAACTCGATCTCAACTCTATCAATCACATCCAACGGTGTATCACCACCAAGTCTAGTGTCAGTTTTGTCAAGTATCAGCTCTTGATCGTCCTTGCACAAAGATGGTGATGAAACTGAATCGTTTTTCATGTCAATTGGTTGTTCTTCAGATTCCTTGAGAGGGGTTATCTTTGCGATGCCAATGGCCTTGGGCCTAGATTTGGATCGGCTAACCAAATAATTTAGCCATAACAAGAGATCAAGAATGTAAGTTTCTGTTTTCTGCCTGTCTGCATGCTGTAGCGTCTCAATTTTCATAACATCAATTGGAGCAGCAGCTGTCCTGCGATTCTGTTCCGACCTGCATTCAAAATCGGcgtattttttttccatttcgATGACAAAGACACTACTTGACGTTATATTTGAAACAGAATCAAAATACTAACCTTGTGTTGGCCCACTCTCCAACCCAACCAAAGCCATGATGATCTCTATGATACAAAATCAACGAGACATTGTTAAGAACTGTGGGTAAATGGGAAAAAAAGAGGAAGAATTATTTTTACAAGGTTTAGAATCTTACTTAGCAGTGTTTGTAGCAGTAGGAACGAGCCAACTCAAAGTCTTTTCCATCTCATCTTTGATTTCTGTCACAGTGAGCTGCGGAGAAGacattaaagaatttaaatatgtatagAAACTTCGTTTCCAGTCATTATTTTTCCAACGAATACCTCCTTCTCGATTTTGAAAGCCTGCAATTTGGGTCGCAAAGAAGCTTTGACATTTGGTGGCAAGCTCTGATACAAAGTGTCCCTGGCTTCTGGAGACACAGAACTAGAACGAGCTACCTGATCATGCAAGACACGAGCTAAGAAATGCCTATAGACGAAAAAagttgaaaagaaaaataacaatAGTAGTAGCATACAATCGAATCAATTTGAAGAATGATGTTAGCATAATGTAAGGCAAGTCCAGCATCCCCCAATGTCTGCTGGCTACTGTTCGACCCATTTTCTGGTCTTCTTCCTTCTACTACTGCTGATCAAAAGAAGACACGTTGACAAGAAGAAACGAGAGGCGGAAAGACCATTTAACTTATCACAAAGTTTCATCATCGGGACGCCCCGGAAGGGCTAACTTTACGTAAATCTTAGATACTCGTCACATACTGAATAATACCACCTTCTTCAAGATTGGAGTTTACCTGGATTGCCCATCGTATTGTTTATTTCCTGGTTCAAGAATAGCACAATATCTACAAGCTGCCCCATAACCTGCCATCAAATAAGGATAACCTGtgggaaaaattttaaatttctagtCTTAATCTTGGTTCCCTTAAACTGACTATTTTTTCCTGAGCCAAAGATCAGGATTAATTACGTCTTCCATTCTTCTGGACCAAAGCGATTTCTTTTTCAAACTTTTCACTAGCTTCTTTTGGCTTTTCAATTCTGCTGCCATAATGATTAGGTTGTGGTCCCTATCCCCTGTAATGTACATGATAACCGCAtaagttcaaaattttcaatgttcTGACACAATTGTGATGAAAGAATGAAAACCATTATTGATATGGGTCATCTTTGGACTCCGACGTAAGAGTAAAAACTGAGGCAAGGTCATCCCGAACTAAATCGGGGTGTATTGGAAATGCTTACCCAAGATCACAAACGCTACCTTGGTCACATAGCCACCCGGAAAAATCGTGCGGGTAAGGAAAGATTACTCTTTTCCTATCAGCCCGGACCGAGCCAGGGCAACGTAAGAGGACTGGAAATCAAAATGATCGTTGACCTTGTCCACCTAAAATCCAAAGATCCGTTCTCACCCCATGTTCGTAGATCGTGGAAATCATAACATGGACCACATTCCTACACGGTGGCCACTACCCGAGCATCTCGAGATGATCCACGATCCCAGCACCTCATAAATACTCCCACCAgaggtaaaataaaaaaaataaaaataaaaaaggaaaaaatgagTCATGATCAGTGGGCACTCATTATATTTTCATCTATATCGTACTCTATTTCTTTTGTGTATTCACTTACTTGACTTGAACGTTACAATGACTACTAACGTGTTTTGTTCTCAACAGTTCAGGCTATATAGACGGGGTTCATCTCACTCGGTCATCACTACATATAAGAAATGACAATTCCTCATCCAcgtaaattgagaaaaaaagtAAAACTAGAATAAAAGAACATGTACAAGGATTATTGCACTGAAGATCAAGGAGTGACCTTTTTGTGAAGGATTGTTTTTAAATTCTTCCAGACGCCTGAGAAGAAAATCTTGTTCAAACCTTTCTAACCCGTGCTGTTCCTGGTATAGTTCCTGATGACAGAAAGCACTGCTTTGTTCAATCTTTTCGGTGGCAACTCAAACGAATGATGTATATTCGTATATTATCGTCAGTGGAAAACACCAACAGAGGCAGACTAAAGAGGGGAAGAATATAAGCAATTGCTCCTctcaaataacaaaaatttcaaagtttatgtgatttttaacaaaaattgaAGTCTCACAGACCCAAA contains the following coding sequences:
- the LOC140986247 gene encoding protein PSK SIMULATOR 1-like isoform X2; the protein is MGGRSSKQSSTKNPYAGRSTGQEKQYSQRQKRRNTMEEGRILVNESQKLPAPYGNVSNDEFYDGIPQYRRSSLSLKSRSLRVSEVSSLLGRAGSVGLERAVEVLDTLGSSMTNLNSSRGFVSGASTQNNELSILAFEVANTIVKGSNLMHSLSKRSIRKLKDVVLPAESVQQLISTDEDKLLKIVATDKREELKVFLEEVVRFGNRCKDPQWHNLARFFEKRSSDRNPQKHSREVAESVMQQLMTSVQLTAELYQEQHGLERFEQDFLLRRLEEFKNNPSQKGDRDHNLIIMAAELKSQKKLVKSLKKKSLWSRRMEDVMGQLVDIVLFLNQEINNTMGNPVVEGRRPENGSNSSQQTLGDAGLALHYANIILQIDSIVARSSSVSPEARDTLYQSLPPNVKASLRPKLQAFKIEKELTVTEIKDEMEKTLSWLVPTATNTAKDHHGFGWVGEWANTRSEQNRRTAAAPIDVMKIETLQHADRQKTETYILDLLLWLNYLVSRSKSRPKAIGIAKITPLKESEEQPIDMKNDSVSSPSLCKDDQELILDKTDTRLGGDTPLDVIDRVEIELSLADVDYGGSWS
- the LOC140986247 gene encoding protein PSK SIMULATOR 1-like isoform X1, whose amino-acid sequence is MGGRSSKQSSTKNPYAGRSTGQEKQYSQRQKRRNTMEEGRILVNESQKLPAPYGNVSNDEFYDGIPQYRRSSLSLKSRSLRVSEVSSLLGRAGSVGLERAVEVLDTLGSSMTNLNSSRGFVSGASTQNNELSILAFEVANTIVKGSNLMHSLSKRSIRKLKDVVLPAESVQQLISTDEDKLLKIVATDKREELKVFLEEVVRFGNRCKDPQWHNLARFFEKRSSDRNPQKHSREVAESVMQQLMTSVQLTAELYQEQHGLERFEQDFLLRRLEEFKNNPSQKGDRDHNLIIMAAELKSQKKLVKSLKKKSLWSRRMEDVMGQLVDIVLFLNQEINNTMGNPAVVEGRRPENGSNSSQQTLGDAGLALHYANIILQIDSIVARSSSVSPEARDTLYQSLPPNVKASLRPKLQAFKIEKELTVTEIKDEMEKTLSWLVPTATNTAKDHHGFGWVGEWANTRSEQNRRTAAAPIDVMKIETLQHADRQKTETYILDLLLWLNYLVSRSKSRPKAIGIAKITPLKESEEQPIDMKNDSVSSPSLCKDDQELILDKTDTRLGGDTPLDVIDRVEIELSLADVDYGGSWS